In the Palaeococcus pacificus DY20341 genome, one interval contains:
- the feoB gene encoding ferrous iron transport protein B: MASCCERNDIPNKKKQGLMVVALAGNPNVGKTTIFNALTGLRQHVGNWPGVTVEKKEGIMKYKNEEFLVVDLPGTYSLTAHSIDELIARNFILKGNAEVIVDVVDASCLMRNLFLTMEILEMGVKNVVLALNKIDIAKKKGAKFDIKKMEKVLGIPIIPTNAKEGTGLEELKRTIAAMAERKISTNPVIPVYEEPIEREIEHVSRVLEGTPLAEQYNIRWLAVKLLTRDQEVIKLVLKYLGQTKMDEILQHISELEVHYKRSLDIVIANQKYEFIDRLMHQFVTHFGEVRETLSDQLDRILTHPLYGFLSLLAVFYALFKFVFTLGTPMQEFLDSFFASLGESIAPYIANEALRGLIVEGIIGGVGAVLSFFPLVFLLFIAMAILEDTGYMARVAVVMEKVMKKFGLPGKSFIPMVLAFGCNVPAIMATRTLEDERDRILTMLINPLVPCSARMVVITFLAGAFFTEHQALIAVSIYTVSIFLALLSGLLLGKFVIKGEESPFIIELPDYLLPSWKTVVLHSWERSKEFLRKAGTVILIGAIAIWYLSNYPEPIGGGLSYSEQLGRAFEPFTMLMGLDWKAAVSLIFGIIAKENVIATYGIIYGVGESEEALAMLMRGAMTPLQAFVLGIVTTLYLPCIATIGAIRAEGGNKWAFVAVVYNLALASIIGILTYHIGLLLGF; this comes from the coding sequence ATGGCGTCCTGCTGTGAGAGGAACGACATCCCTAACAAAAAGAAGCAAGGTTTAATGGTGGTAGCGTTAGCTGGAAATCCAAATGTAGGTAAAACGACTATCTTTAATGCTCTAACCGGCTTGAGACAGCATGTTGGAAATTGGCCCGGTGTAACCGTTGAGAAAAAAGAGGGCATAATGAAGTATAAAAATGAGGAGTTTCTCGTTGTCGATTTACCGGGAACTTACTCACTAACAGCCCACTCTATAGATGAGCTCATTGCAAGGAACTTCATCCTCAAAGGAAATGCAGAAGTTATAGTTGATGTTGTTGATGCCTCATGCCTTATGAGGAATCTTTTCCTAACGATGGAAATACTTGAAATGGGGGTTAAAAATGTTGTACTGGCCCTCAACAAGATAGATATTGCAAAGAAGAAAGGGGCAAAGTTCGACATAAAAAAGATGGAAAAAGTGCTTGGGATTCCCATAATTCCCACAAACGCTAAAGAAGGTACAGGCCTTGAGGAGCTAAAGAGGACAATAGCTGCAATGGCGGAAAGAAAAATAAGCACAAATCCAGTGATTCCGGTCTATGAGGAGCCAATTGAAAGGGAAATAGAGCATGTAAGCCGGGTTTTAGAAGGGACACCTTTAGCAGAGCAGTATAATATTAGGTGGCTTGCCGTAAAGCTCTTAACAAGAGACCAAGAAGTCATAAAGCTCGTCTTGAAGTATCTAGGACAGACAAAAATGGACGAGATTCTGCAGCATATAAGCGAACTTGAGGTTCATTACAAGCGCTCTCTCGATATAGTAATAGCAAACCAAAAGTACGAGTTCATAGATAGGCTAATGCACCAATTTGTGACACACTTTGGGGAAGTTAGAGAAACACTGAGCGATCAGCTCGATAGAATTCTAACCCATCCTCTTTACGGCTTTTTGAGTCTGCTGGCAGTTTTCTATGCTTTATTTAAGTTCGTATTCACATTAGGTACTCCAATGCAAGAGTTCCTAGACAGCTTTTTCGCCTCACTTGGAGAATCAATAGCACCATATATCGCTAACGAAGCTCTAAGAGGATTAATTGTGGAGGGTATCATAGGCGGCGTTGGTGCAGTGCTGAGCTTTTTCCCATTGGTCTTCTTGCTGTTTATAGCAATGGCAATATTAGAGGACACAGGCTATATGGCCAGAGTGGCAGTTGTTATGGAGAAGGTAATGAAAAAGTTCGGCCTGCCCGGAAAGAGCTTTATCCCAATGGTGCTCGCCTTTGGGTGTAATGTCCCTGCAATAATGGCCACAAGAACTTTGGAGGATGAGAGGGATAGGATTTTAACGATGCTGATTAATCCTCTCGTGCCGTGCAGTGCAAGAATGGTGGTAATAACTTTCCTAGCAGGGGCATTTTTCACAGAGCATCAAGCCTTAATAGCCGTATCCATATACACCGTTTCAATATTCCTAGCTCTGCTCTCAGGCCTGCTCCTTGGCAAATTTGTAATCAAAGGAGAAGAGAGCCCATTTATAATTGAGCTGCCTGACTATCTCCTTCCATCATGGAAAACTGTAGTGCTCCATTCATGGGAGAGAAGCAAGGAATTCCTGAGAAAAGCAGGAACAGTAATCCTAATCGGTGCAATAGCTATTTGGTATTTGAGCAACTATCCAGAACCAATTGGAGGAGGTTTAAGCTATTCAGAACAGCTTGGAAGGGCTTTTGAGCCATTTACCATGCTTATGGGGTTGGATTGGAAGGCTGCAGTAAGCTTAATATTCGGAATAATCGCTAAAGAAAATGTTATCGCAACTTACGGAATAATCTATGGCGTGGGCGAAAGTGAAGAGGCTTTAGCAATGCTAATGAGAGGCGCAATGACACCCCTCCAGGCATTTGTCTTGGGCATAGTGACTACCCTATACCTACCATGCATAGCTACAATTGGTGCTATAAGAGCCGAAGGAGGCAATAAATGGGCTTTCGTCGCAGTAGTTTACAACTTGGCCCTGGCAAGCATCATAGGGATATTAACTTACCACATAGGCCTTTTACTTGGCTTTTAA
- a CDS encoding FeoA family protein — translation MLMYVRLTQMREGEKGVVVDIQGGIGVRQKLIGMGITPGARIVVIKSGKPGPFIIAIGNMRLALGRGVADRILLRREA, via the coding sequence ATGCTCATGTATGTACGTTTGACTCAGATGAGGGAAGGAGAGAAAGGAGTTGTTGTAGACATTCAAGGAGGAATAGGCGTTAGACAAAAGCTTATTGGAATGGGAATAACTCCAGGGGCGCGAATTGTAGTCATAAAATCAGGAAAACCCGGCCCATTTATTATTGCGATTGGAAACATGCGCCTTGCCCTAGGTAGAGGCGTTGCCGATAGAATTCTCCTGAGGAGGGAAGCTTAA
- a CDS encoding radical SAM protein yields MSIAFGPVPSRRLGRSLGINNIPDKVCSYACVYCQIGRTLRMEVERRAFYPPELIFEEAKKKVDNAKARDEKIDYITFVPDGEPTLDANLGEEIDLLRKLGVPLAILTNASLIWHEDVRENLLKFDFVSLKLDAVSEELWKKIDRPHKSLKLEKILEGMLEFRGEFRGKLVTETMLIDGINYSDELEKIAEFLRELKPDVAYIGIPTRPPAEEWVKPAKEEAINHAFQTFAKALGEDRVEYLMGYEGNAFAFTGNIEEDLLSITSVHPMREDAVRELLKKANADWSIVEALLGEGKLIELEYEGKKFYMRKLKSRA; encoded by the coding sequence ATGTCAATAGCTTTTGGTCCGGTTCCTTCAAGAAGGCTTGGCAGGAGTTTGGGCATAAACAATATCCCTGATAAAGTCTGCTCCTATGCTTGCGTTTATTGCCAAATTGGAAGAACATTGAGGATGGAAGTCGAGAGGAGAGCATTCTATCCTCCGGAGCTAATCTTTGAGGAAGCTAAGAAGAAGGTGGATAATGCTAAAGCAAGAGACGAAAAAATAGACTACATCACCTTCGTTCCAGATGGAGAACCAACCCTCGATGCGAACCTTGGAGAAGAAATTGACCTCTTGAGGAAACTCGGAGTTCCTTTGGCTATCTTAACAAACGCCTCGCTAATTTGGCATGAAGACGTTAGGGAAAACTTGCTAAAATTTGACTTTGTTTCTCTAAAGCTCGATGCTGTGAGTGAAGAGCTATGGAAGAAAATCGACAGACCGCATAAAAGCTTAAAGCTCGAAAAAATACTTGAGGGAATGCTCGAATTTAGGGGAGAGTTTAGGGGAAAGCTCGTAACGGAAACAATGCTCATTGACGGCATTAATTATAGCGATGAGTTAGAAAAGATTGCCGAATTTTTGAGGGAGCTTAAGCCTGATGTGGCTTACATAGGCATTCCCACACGGCCTCCAGCAGAGGAGTGGGTGAAACCGGCTAAGGAGGAAGCAATAAATCACGCTTTCCAAACCTTTGCCAAAGCCCTCGGCGAAGATAGAGTTGAATATTTAATGGGCTACGAAGGAAACGCATTCGCATTTACGGGAAACATTGAGGAAGATTTGCTCTCAATAACTTCCGTGCATCCAATGCGCGAAGACGCTGTTAGAGAACTCTTAAAGAAAGCCAATGCCGATTGGAGCATTGTGGAAGCACTTCTAGGGGAGGGAAAGCTCATCGAGCTTGAGTATGAAGGTAAGAAGTTCTACATGAGAAAGCTCAAAAGCAGAGCATGA
- a CDS encoding MFS transporter: MSQRVVSSSRKNHANMVTKRRYSFHYGVFKIPNWFYSFVPFKIATGGSSVLMPLYLLQLGGSAQLVGVMNSLASLASMIGTLFWGRLSDKTLKRRLFITLGFSSVSIFLALLAIVGSAGELIILNTLYAFFLATTISVPVVLALRSVRKTYWDFGLGKFSEIGGWGWTFGLVLGLALSKYLSISALLLLFAIINFPSILLGASLIREIPIYVNRESIALFRNAVVQKARYAPSFVLHIPSTLKGFRRFSKCRAFYAHSFLFWIATGLYFSQVPVFLTFSGFSREKIYLIAIANSAISAFMYTRVGLMLKNDNLFKVLRRGLLLRFLGIAAIFIAVVGARGVFILALASYLLAGLSWSFISISGTSLVGRLAGEKEKGTAMGIYNLVNSLGLIVGSLSSGFIVEGFGFGVEYALALLFVLLSLLPIRTKAL, encoded by the coding sequence ATGAGTCAAAGAGTGGTCTCCTCATCAAGAAAGAATCATGCGAACATGGTGACAAAACGGAGGTATAGCTTTCACTATGGGGTATTTAAGATACCGAATTGGTTTTACTCCTTCGTGCCATTTAAAATTGCCACGGGCGGCAGTTCTGTCCTAATGCCCTTATATCTCCTCCAATTGGGTGGAAGTGCCCAGCTGGTTGGTGTTATGAACTCTTTGGCGAGCTTAGCGTCAATGATTGGGACGCTGTTTTGGGGCAGACTCTCAGATAAAACGCTAAAGAGAAGGCTATTTATAACGCTCGGATTCTCAAGTGTCAGCATATTCCTGGCTCTCCTCGCAATTGTGGGAAGTGCCGGTGAGCTTATCATCCTCAATACTCTCTATGCATTTTTCCTCGCTACAACTATCTCCGTACCTGTTGTTTTAGCGCTGAGGAGTGTTAGAAAGACATATTGGGACTTTGGACTTGGAAAGTTCAGCGAAATAGGCGGCTGGGGCTGGACGTTCGGCTTGGTTTTAGGCCTTGCGCTCTCCAAATATCTAAGCATAAGCGCTCTATTGCTACTCTTCGCTATCATTAACTTTCCCTCCATTTTATTAGGTGCGTCTCTCATTAGGGAAATCCCGATATACGTAAACAGAGAGAGCATAGCCCTATTTAGAAACGCAGTTGTCCAAAAGGCACGCTATGCTCCAAGCTTCGTTCTCCACATACCCAGTACACTCAAAGGGTTTAGAAGGTTCTCAAAGTGCAGGGCTTTTTATGCACATTCTTTCCTATTTTGGATAGCCACTGGCCTTTACTTCTCCCAAGTACCTGTCTTCTTGACGTTTAGCGGTTTCAGCAGAGAAAAAATTTATTTAATTGCCATTGCAAACTCTGCGATCTCCGCTTTCATGTACACTCGGGTGGGTTTAATGCTAAAGAATGACAACCTCTTCAAGGTCTTAAGGAGGGGCTTGCTCCTTAGATTCCTGGGAATAGCGGCAATTTTCATAGCAGTTGTTGGAGCGAGAGGTGTATTCATATTAGCTCTAGCTTCGTACTTGTTAGCGGGCCTCTCATGGTCATTTATAAGCATCTCGGGCACTTCCTTGGTCGGAAGGTTGGCAGGCGAAAAAGAGAAGGGAACAGCTATGGGAATTTACAACCTCGTGAACTCTTTAGGTTTGATAGTGGGCAGTCTCTCAAGCGGATTTATCGTGGAAGGCTTTGGCTTCGGTGTTGAGTATGCCTTGGCTTTGCTCTTTGTCCTTTTAAGCCTGCTTCCGATTAGGACTAAAGCTCTATGA
- a CDS encoding MBL fold metallo-hydrolase has protein sequence MKITVIFENHSGFRKGLFGGHGFSVLVEHKGHKILVDTGVDGKVLLKNMKSLGVNPNDVDYLFLTHGHYDHTYGIKSLLEVREEKLPIIAHPDVFSKRVALKPRLRDISLPFRREELKDLGAEFILVSNPFEIVEGIWGSGEIERRTWDRTVGYKIREGKLIKDDVRDDMALILDLDDGIAAITGCGHSGILNIAMHARDVMGKPLKALIGGFHLINAKNRIINEAIKGLKDMEVQKLYAGHCTGFDAMAQFKMTFGESFEPLYVGKVIEL, from the coding sequence ATGAAAATCACGGTAATATTTGAGAACCACAGCGGCTTTAGGAAAGGTCTCTTTGGAGGGCACGGATTTTCGGTTTTGGTGGAGCATAAAGGTCACAAGATTTTAGTCGATACTGGAGTAGATGGTAAAGTTTTGCTCAAAAACATGAAATCCCTTGGAGTTAACCCAAATGATGTAGACTACCTATTCCTAACCCACGGACACTACGACCACACCTATGGCATAAAATCGCTTTTGGAGGTAAGGGAGGAAAAACTGCCAATAATAGCGCATCCAGATGTTTTCTCCAAGCGTGTTGCTCTAAAGCCTCGCTTAAGGGACATAAGCCTTCCTTTCAGGCGCGAAGAACTCAAGGATTTGGGGGCGGAGTTTATTTTAGTAAGTAATCCCTTTGAGATAGTTGAGGGAATTTGGGGTAGCGGCGAAATAGAGAGAAGGACTTGGGACAGGACAGTTGGATATAAAATTAGAGAAGGAAAGCTAATTAAAGATGACGTTAGAGACGACATGGCCCTAATTTTGGACTTGGATGATGGAATAGCTGCAATAACTGGGTGCGGCCACAGCGGGATTTTAAACATAGCTATGCACGCTCGAGATGTTATGGGGAAGCCATTGAAAGCCTTGATAGGAGGATTTCACCTAATTAACGCTAAAAATAGGATAATAAACGAGGCCATAAAAGGATTAAAAGATATGGAAGTTCAAAAGCTCTATGCTGGCCACTGCACCGGCTTCGATGCAATGGCGCAATTTAAAATGACCTTTGGCGAAAGCTTTGAGCCTCTCTATGTTGGAAAGGTCATAGAGCTTTAG
- a CDS encoding DUF402 domain-containing protein: MSTNSEVSVRIRGIYSTALTKLLLDKGFKISQPSKKTAERLNLEKTYEEFDVDIYNKKDEQGVVLVGTKVEAVKEALEEELIDVFFRKMPYQLYGIYKGIVVNRDEQYIYVDIGDAIGTVLIEELPDAVEGDEVLVQVKKYNVLPHLSILLTIPGDYAVLIPKPIGAQKHVKISRKIRDREERDRLKILGLSIDLGEWGVLWRTAAAYKDWNLLKEELVKLSELADRLKDAENYSAPTKIIDGRNIYEVEFGGGAKKKLDAIRNEVIPTIEGHHQFKAYDPEFRFAVEVAEAILGKVGQRAKVKEGFLEAVVKNKGPKVGWLFSLEHVKPDGQKVKIGPGEVVDISFDPFKVVVKRRLKPGKFYDGLEMPIEYGDYAITELGEGKWWFVHRYYNKDGELKGEYYNINTPIEIYPDKARYIDLEVDIVRWPDGKKEIIDKDELTRHYEDGIISEKLYKAVLKITQEVFERIDAEEVKEVEEVNEE; this comes from the coding sequence GTGTCTACAAACTCAGAGGTTTCGGTGAGGATAAGGGGAATATATAGCACAGCACTGACGAAGCTGCTATTAGACAAGGGCTTCAAAATAAGCCAGCCGAGCAAGAAGACAGCTGAGAGACTCAATTTGGAAAAGACATATGAAGAATTTGATGTGGATATATACAACAAGAAGGATGAGCAGGGTGTTGTTTTAGTAGGCACTAAAGTTGAGGCCGTTAAGGAAGCCTTGGAAGAAGAATTAATTGATGTGTTTTTCAGAAAGATGCCCTACCAGCTCTACGGCATATATAAAGGAATAGTGGTGAACAGAGACGAGCAGTACATATACGTCGATATCGGAGATGCCATAGGGACAGTACTCATCGAAGAACTTCCCGATGCTGTCGAAGGAGATGAGGTTTTAGTTCAGGTTAAGAAGTACAACGTTTTGCCGCACTTGAGCATTTTGCTCACGATACCCGGAGACTATGCTGTGTTGATCCCTAAGCCTATTGGAGCTCAGAAGCATGTTAAGATATCGAGAAAGATTAGGGACAGAGAAGAGAGGGATAGGCTCAAAATACTTGGTTTAAGCATTGATCTTGGAGAATGGGGGGTTCTGTGGAGAACAGCCGCTGCATATAAGGATTGGAATCTTTTGAAGGAAGAACTTGTAAAGCTCTCGGAACTGGCCGATAGGCTCAAAGATGCTGAGAACTACTCTGCTCCAACTAAGATAATTGATGGAAGGAACATCTATGAAGTAGAGTTTGGAGGAGGGGCGAAGAAGAAGCTGGATGCAATTAGAAATGAAGTTATTCCTACAATAGAAGGACACCATCAGTTCAAAGCCTACGATCCGGAGTTTAGGTTTGCAGTTGAAGTTGCGGAGGCTATATTGGGTAAAGTTGGCCAAAGAGCAAAAGTCAAAGAGGGCTTTTTGGAGGCGGTTGTTAAAAACAAGGGGCCAAAAGTTGGATGGCTCTTTAGCTTGGAGCATGTTAAGCCAGATGGCCAGAAAGTAAAAATTGGTCCTGGAGAAGTTGTTGATATTTCATTCGACCCATTTAAGGTCGTTGTTAAAAGGCGCTTAAAACCGGGTAAGTTCTACGACGGCCTTGAGATGCCCATTGAGTACGGAGACTATGCAATAACAGAGCTCGGAGAAGGTAAGTGGTGGTTTGTACACAGGTATTACAACAAAGACGGCGAGCTTAAGGGAGAGTACTACAACATAAACACTCCCATTGAGATATACCCGGATAAGGCTAGATACATAGACTTAGAGGTGGACATCGTTAGATGGCCCGATGGAAAGAAGGAGATAATCGACAAAGATGAACTAACAAGGCATTATGAAGATGGAATAATAAGTGAAAAGCTCTACAAGGCTGTCCTTAAGATAACGCAGGAAGTGTTTGAGCGTATTGATGCTGAAGAAGTGAAAGAAGTCGAGGAAGTTAACGAGGAGTAG
- a CDS encoding segregation and condensation protein A, which yields MEHRMEEEITPVDILLQLVMMGKVDPWNIDIADLTEKYIERLREMKDLDLRVSARAILAASILLRMKTEALLYGDEKDEDKEEAKERIHVEVDPIVPPIRRVERHYTLEDLIDALMDALEEAERKKPRKRKKVKIEEEIFVVDDFRVDIEKHVNRLYEIVKEAYEETKDKISFWDLVFDPRPKIVARTFLYILFLANMGKVEIIQEEPFGEIYILPIEALKGN from the coding sequence ATGGAGCATAGAATGGAGGAGGAAATAACTCCCGTTGATATACTACTCCAGCTTGTCATGATGGGAAAAGTTGACCCATGGAACATTGACATAGCTGACCTGACGGAGAAGTATATCGAGAGGCTTAGGGAGATGAAAGACCTAGACCTAAGGGTCTCGGCGAGAGCTATTTTAGCAGCATCGATTTTGCTTAGGATGAAAACTGAAGCGCTCCTCTACGGTGATGAAAAGGATGAGGATAAGGAAGAAGCAAAAGAGCGCATTCACGTTGAGGTCGATCCAATAGTACCGCCCATTAGAAGAGTTGAACGCCACTATACCTTGGAGGATCTCATAGATGCCCTCATGGACGCTCTCGAAGAGGCGGAACGCAAAAAACCAAGAAAGAGAAAGAAGGTCAAAATAGAGGAAGAGATATTCGTCGTTGATGATTTTAGGGTTGATATCGAAAAGCACGTTAACCGTTTATACGAGATAGTGAAGGAGGCCTATGAGGAGACCAAGGATAAGATAAGCTTTTGGGATCTTGTATTTGACCCACGCCCAAAGATAGTGGCAAGGACATTCCTCTACATCCTCTTCCTAGCGAATATGGGGAAAGTGGAGATAATCCAAGAAGAGCCCTTCGGTGAAATCTACATACTCCCTATAGAAGCATTGAAAGGAAATTAA